TGTCCGCCACGACCCGCGGAATTGCTGTCGCCGCCGCATCACCCGGAAATGAAGCCGGCGCTGAGTTTTACGAAGCGTCCTGGAAAATAGAGACCGGTGAAAAGTAGAGATGGATCTGAAAGAGGCCAAAGTCTATAGAAATATTGATAATAGACATCCCTGGGAGCTAGCCAAACTGGATGTAGTCCACTATCTGATAAAAAAGTATTTTCCAAACTTTTTACACCGTAAACGTGTATGCATTGACATAGGCTGCGGCGATATCTTTTTTGCCGAACAATTGGCTGAGAGGATGCCATATACAACTTTTTTGGCAGTAGACACCTCATTCGATCAGGAAGCTTTAACTCGTTATAAAAAATGGTATTCGGACACCAGGATAGAGGTGTATAACTCAACTGATGATTTAATTTTAAATTCGTACGGAACAGCAGACCTGATTTTATTACTTGATGTTTTAGAGCATATTAAGGACGATGTTGCATTCCTTAAGCGCTTGCAATCATTCGAATTCATATCAGATAATACCTTGTTCTTAATCACGGCTCCGGCCTTTCAGTCATTATTCTGTTCTCATGATCATTTTCTTGAACATTATCGAAGGTATAATCTAAAAAGCCTTCGAGCCCGCCTCCATGCTGCAAATTTAACTGAATTGGGACATGGTTATTTTTTTACGGTACTACTAAAATTAAGAATCTTTCAAGTCCTGCTCGAAAAAATCCACAAACCCCTGATCCGCAATACACAGGTTGGAAACTGGCGGCAAAAGGGGTATATGAATAAATTGATGAAAAATATTCTGATCATTGATTTTAAGTTTTCATGTCTTCTTAAAGAGATCGGGTTAACACTTCCTGGGCTTTCAATATATATCATATGCAAAAAGTCTGTATTATAGTTCCATGTTTCAATGAGGAAAAAAGGATATCGATAGAATATTTTAAAAGATTCTATCAATTTCCCGAATCCGCATGCATTGACATCTCTTTTGTCAATGATGGCAGTATGGACAAAACTTTATATGTTTTAAGACAGCTGCGTGATGATTGCAAAGGGCATGTAATCGTATATGATATCCCAGAAAACTTGGGCAAAGCCGAGGCGATTCGAAAAACTGTTTTGAAAATATCAACAAATGAACATTATGACTTCATCGGTTATTTTGATGCAGATTTATCGACCCCGCTGGAAGAGGTGTTTTTACTTCAGGAATGCTTTAATAGGAATAAAGATTGTCAAGTGGCATTTGGATCAAGAGTCAAGCGAATGGGCGCTTCGATAATTCGAAAACCGTTTAGGCACTATCTGGGAAGGATTTTTGCAACCTTTGCAAGTTTACTGCTAAATCTTCCTGTTTATGACACTCAATGCGGCGCAAAGTTATTTACCAGAGAATTGGCCTATCGTACTTTTACAGAGGAATTCATCAGCAGATGGCTATTCGATATTGAAATTTTCGCCCGCATTAAAGAACTTTACGGGGTTGAAAAAGCGAAAAAAATAATGTTCGAAGTCCCCTTAAACAACTGGAAAGACAGGAGCGATTCCAAAATAACCTTTAAAGACATCCTGAATGTTCCTTTTGAATTCTTAAAAATCAGAAAAAGATATAAAACATGAAAATTCAAAATCATGTTTAAAAGGCATTATCATTTTCTCGTTATCATCCTCCTGGCCTTTGGTATCCAAGCCCCGATACTGCTGGGATATACGGATTTTTACTCGGGCAGCGGTTCCGACCTGATTCCTTATGTATATGGTACAAAACAATTTCAATACGATACATTCCGCAACCTGTATGAGATTCCCTTATGGAATCCTTACTTTATGTTCGGACAGCCTATTGTCGGCAACCTCCAATATAATCTTTTTTATCCCTTAAATTTCTTGTTCCTCC
This genomic stretch from Desulfobacterales bacterium harbors:
- a CDS encoding glycosyltransferase, whose product is MQKVCIIVPCFNEEKRISIEYFKRFYQFPESACIDISFVNDGSMDKTLYVLRQLRDDCKGHVIVYDIPENLGKAEAIRKTVLKISTNEHYDFIGYFDADLSTPLEEVFLLQECFNRNKDCQVAFGSRVKRMGASIIRKPFRHYLGRIFATFASLLLNLPVYDTQCGAKLFTRELAYRTFTEEFISRWLFDIEIFARIKELYGVEKAKKIMFEVPLNNWKDRSDSKITFKDILNVPFEFLKIRKRYKT
- a CDS encoding methyltransferase domain-containing protein gives rise to the protein MDLKEAKVYRNIDNRHPWELAKLDVVHYLIKKYFPNFLHRKRVCIDIGCGDIFFAEQLAERMPYTTFLAVDTSFDQEALTRYKKWYSDTRIEVYNSTDDLILNSYGTADLILLLDVLEHIKDDVAFLKRLQSFEFISDNTLFLITAPAFQSLFCSHDHFLEHYRRYNLKSLRARLHAANLTELGHGYFFTVLLKLRIFQVLLEKIHKPLIRNTQVGNWRQKGYMNKLMKNILIIDFKFSCLLKEIGLTLPGLSIYIICKKSVL